One genomic segment of Pongo pygmaeus isolate AG05252 chromosome 19, NHGRI_mPonPyg2-v2.0_pri, whole genome shotgun sequence includes these proteins:
- the FDXR gene encoding NADPH:adrenodoxin oxidoreductase, mitochondrial isoform X10 → MASRCWRWWGLSAWPRTRLPPAGSTPTFGGSDEVRDPANAKALRNKRRRMQVKVKLGKFQLLLDIQEKTPQICVVGSGPAGFYTAQHLLKHPQAHVDIYEKQPVPFGLVRFGVAPDHPEVKNVINTFTQTAHSGRCAFWGNVEVGRDVTVPELREAYHAVVLSYGAEDHRALEIPGEELPGVYSARAFVGWYNGLPENQELEPDLSCDTAVILGQGNVALDVARILLTPPEHLERTDITKAALGVLRQSRVKTVWLVGRRGPLQVAFTIKELREMIQLPGARPILDPADFLGLQDKIKEVPRPRKRLTELLFRTATEKPGPEEAVRQASASRAWGLRFFRSPQQVLPSPDGRRAAGVRLAVTRLEGVDEATRAVPTGDIEDLPCGLVLSSIGYKSRPVDPSVPFDSKLGVIPNVEGRVMDVPGLYCSGWVKRGPTGVIATTMTDSFLTGQMLLQDLKAGLLPSGPRPGYAAIQALLSSRGVQPVSFSDWEKLDAEEVARGQGTGKPREKLVDPQEMLRLLGH, encoded by the exons ATGGCTTCGCGCTGCTGGCGCTGGTGGGGCTTGTCGGCGTGGCCTCGGACCCGGCTGCCTCCCGCCGGGAGCACCCCGA CCTTTGGGGGTTCAGATGAAGTAAGAGACCCTGCAAATGCCAAAGCCTTGAGGAACAAGAGAAGGAGGATGCAGGTGAAGGTGAAGCTTGGGAAGTTCCAGCTTCTGTTGGATATTCAG GAGAAGACCCCCCAGATCTGTGTGGTGGGCAGTGGCCCAGCTGGCTTCTACACGGCCCAACACCTGCTAAAG CACCCCCAGGCCCACGTGGACATCTACGAGAAACAGCCCGTGCCCTTTGGCCTGGTGCGCTTTGGCGTGGCGCCTGATCACCCCGAGGTGAAG AATGTCATCAACACATTTACCCAGACGGCCCACTCTGGCCGCTGTGCCTTCTGGGGCAACGTGGAGGTGGGCAGGGACGTGACGGTGCCAGAGCTGCGGGAGGCCTACCACGCTGTGGTGCTG AGCTACGGGGCAGAGGACCATCGGGCCCTGGAAAttcctggtgaggagctgccagGTGTATACTCCGCCCGGGCCTTCGTGGGTTGGTACAACGGGCTTCCTGAGAACCAGGAG CTGGAACCAGACCTGAGCTGTGACACAGCCGTGATTCTGGGGCAGGGGAACGTGGCTCTGGACGTGGCCCGCATCCTACTGACCCCACCTGAGCACCTGGAG AGAACAGACATCACGAAGGCAGCCCTGGGTGTACTGAGGCAGAGTCGagtgaagacagtgtggctagTGGGCCGGCGTGGACCCCTGCAAGTAGCCTTCACCATTAAG GAGCTTCGGGAGATGATTCAGTTACCGGGAGCCCGGCCCATTTTGGATCCTGCAGATTTCTTGGGTCTCCAGGACAAGATCAAGG AGGTCCCCCGCCCAAGGAAGCGGCTGACGGAACTGCTGTTTCGAACGGCCACAGAGAAGCCAGGGCCGGAGGAGGCTGTCCGCCAGGCATCGGCCTCCCGTGCCTGGGGCCTCCGCTTTTTCCGAAGCCCCcagcaggtgctgccctcaccaGATGGGCGGCGGGCAGCAGGTGTCCGCCTAGCAGTCACTAGACTGGAG GGTGTCGATGAGGCCACCCGTGCAGTGCCCACGGGAGACATAGAAGACCTCCCTTGTGGGCTGGTGCTCAGCAGCATTGGGTATAAGAGCCGCCCTGTCGACCCAAGCGTGCCCTTTGACTCCAAGCTTGGGGTCATCCCCAATGTGGAGGGCCGGGTTATGGATGTGCCAG GCCTCTACTGCAGCGGCTGGGTGAAGAGAGGACCTACAGGTGTCATAGCCACAACCATGACTGACAGCTTCCTCACCGGCCAGATGCTGCTGCAGGACCTGAAGGCTGGGCTGCTCCCCTCTGGCCCCAGGCCTGGCTACGCAGCCATCCAGGCCCTGCTCAGCAGCCGAG GGGTCCAGCCAGTCTCTTTCTCAGACTGGGAGAAGCTGGATGCCGAGGAGGTGGCCCGGGGCCAGGGCACGGGGAAGCCCAGGGAGAAGCTGGTGGATCCTCAGGAGATGCTGCGCCTGCTGGGGcactga
- the FDXR gene encoding NADPH:adrenodoxin oxidoreductase, mitochondrial isoform X8 translates to MASRCWRWWGLSAWPRTRLPPAGSTPSFRHHFSTQEKTPQICVVGSGPAGFYTAQHLLKHPQAHVDIYEKQPVPFGLVRFGVAPDHPEVKSYGAEDHRALEIPGEELPGVYSARAFVGWYNGLPENQELEPDLSCDTAVILGQGNVALDVARILLTPPEHLERTDITKAALGVLRQSRVKTVWLVGRRGPLQVAFTIKELREMIQLPGARPILDPADFLGLQDKIKEVPRPRKRLTELLFRTATEKPGPEEAVRQASASRAWGLRFFRSPQQVLPSPDGRRAAGVRLAVTRLEGVDEATRAVPTGDIEDLPCGLVLSSIGYKSRPVDPSVPFDSKLGVIPNVEGRVMDVPGLYCSGWVKRGPTGVIATTMTDSFLTGQMLLQDLKAGLLPSGPRPGYAAIQALLSSRGVQPVSFSDWEKLDAEEVARGQGTGKPREKLVDPQEMLRLLGH, encoded by the exons ATGGCTTCGCGCTGCTGGCGCTGGTGGGGCTTGTCGGCGTGGCCTCGGACCCGGCTGCCTCCCGCCGGGAGCACCCCGA GCTTCCGCCACCATTTCTCCACACAGGAGAAGACCCCCCAGATCTGTGTGGTGGGCAGTGGCCCAGCTGGCTTCTACACGGCCCAACACCTGCTAAAG CACCCCCAGGCCCACGTGGACATCTACGAGAAACAGCCCGTGCCCTTTGGCCTGGTGCGCTTTGGCGTGGCGCCTGATCACCCCGAGGTGAAG AGCTACGGGGCAGAGGACCATCGGGCCCTGGAAAttcctggtgaggagctgccagGTGTATACTCCGCCCGGGCCTTCGTGGGTTGGTACAACGGGCTTCCTGAGAACCAGGAG CTGGAACCAGACCTGAGCTGTGACACAGCCGTGATTCTGGGGCAGGGGAACGTGGCTCTGGACGTGGCCCGCATCCTACTGACCCCACCTGAGCACCTGGAG AGAACAGACATCACGAAGGCAGCCCTGGGTGTACTGAGGCAGAGTCGagtgaagacagtgtggctagTGGGCCGGCGTGGACCCCTGCAAGTAGCCTTCACCATTAAG GAGCTTCGGGAGATGATTCAGTTACCGGGAGCCCGGCCCATTTTGGATCCTGCAGATTTCTTGGGTCTCCAGGACAAGATCAAGG AGGTCCCCCGCCCAAGGAAGCGGCTGACGGAACTGCTGTTTCGAACGGCCACAGAGAAGCCAGGGCCGGAGGAGGCTGTCCGCCAGGCATCGGCCTCCCGTGCCTGGGGCCTCCGCTTTTTCCGAAGCCCCcagcaggtgctgccctcaccaGATGGGCGGCGGGCAGCAGGTGTCCGCCTAGCAGTCACTAGACTGGAG GGTGTCGATGAGGCCACCCGTGCAGTGCCCACGGGAGACATAGAAGACCTCCCTTGTGGGCTGGTGCTCAGCAGCATTGGGTATAAGAGCCGCCCTGTCGACCCAAGCGTGCCCTTTGACTCCAAGCTTGGGGTCATCCCCAATGTGGAGGGCCGGGTTATGGATGTGCCAG GCCTCTACTGCAGCGGCTGGGTGAAGAGAGGACCTACAGGTGTCATAGCCACAACCATGACTGACAGCTTCCTCACCGGCCAGATGCTGCTGCAGGACCTGAAGGCTGGGCTGCTCCCCTCTGGCCCCAGGCCTGGCTACGCAGCCATCCAGGCCCTGCTCAGCAGCCGAG GGGTCCAGCCAGTCTCTTTCTCAGACTGGGAGAAGCTGGATGCCGAGGAGGTGGCCCGGGGCCAGGGCACGGGGAAGCCCAGGGAGAAGCTGGTGGATCCTCAGGAGATGCTGCGCCTGCTGGGGcactga
- the FDXR gene encoding NADPH:adrenodoxin oxidoreductase, mitochondrial isoform X9, with amino-acid sequence MEDKDREHPQAHVDIYEKQPVPFGLVRFGVAPDHPEVKNVINTFTQTAHSGRCAFWGNVEVGRDVTVPELREAYHAVVLSYGAEDHRALEIPGEELPGVYSARAFVGWYNGLPENQELEPDLSCDTAVILGQGNVALDVARILLTPPEHLERTDITKAALGVLRQSRVKTVWLVGRRGPLQVAFTIKELREMIQLPGARPILDPADFLGLQDKIKEVPRPRKRLTELLFRTATEKPGPEEAVRQASASRAWGLRFFRSPQQVLPSPDGRRAAGVRLAVTRLEGVDEATRAVPTGDIEDLPCGLVLSSIGYKSRPVDPSVPFDSKLGVIPNVEGRVMDVPGLYCSGWVKRGPTGVIATTMTDSFLTGQMLLQDLKAGLLPSGPRPGYAAIQALLSSRGVQPVSFSDWEKLDAEEVARGQGTGKPREKLVDPQEMLRLLGH; translated from the exons ATGGAAGATAAGGATAGAGAG CACCCCCAGGCCCACGTGGACATCTACGAGAAACAGCCCGTGCCCTTTGGCCTGGTGCGCTTTGGCGTGGCGCCTGATCACCCCGAGGTGAAG AATGTCATCAACACATTTACCCAGACGGCCCACTCTGGCCGCTGTGCCTTCTGGGGCAACGTGGAGGTGGGCAGGGACGTGACGGTGCCAGAGCTGCGGGAGGCCTACCACGCTGTGGTGCTG AGCTACGGGGCAGAGGACCATCGGGCCCTGGAAAttcctggtgaggagctgccagGTGTATACTCCGCCCGGGCCTTCGTGGGTTGGTACAACGGGCTTCCTGAGAACCAGGAG CTGGAACCAGACCTGAGCTGTGACACAGCCGTGATTCTGGGGCAGGGGAACGTGGCTCTGGACGTGGCCCGCATCCTACTGACCCCACCTGAGCACCTGGAG AGAACAGACATCACGAAGGCAGCCCTGGGTGTACTGAGGCAGAGTCGagtgaagacagtgtggctagTGGGCCGGCGTGGACCCCTGCAAGTAGCCTTCACCATTAAG GAGCTTCGGGAGATGATTCAGTTACCGGGAGCCCGGCCCATTTTGGATCCTGCAGATTTCTTGGGTCTCCAGGACAAGATCAAGG AGGTCCCCCGCCCAAGGAAGCGGCTGACGGAACTGCTGTTTCGAACGGCCACAGAGAAGCCAGGGCCGGAGGAGGCTGTCCGCCAGGCATCGGCCTCCCGTGCCTGGGGCCTCCGCTTTTTCCGAAGCCCCcagcaggtgctgccctcaccaGATGGGCGGCGGGCAGCAGGTGTCCGCCTAGCAGTCACTAGACTGGAG GGTGTCGATGAGGCCACCCGTGCAGTGCCCACGGGAGACATAGAAGACCTCCCTTGTGGGCTGGTGCTCAGCAGCATTGGGTATAAGAGCCGCCCTGTCGACCCAAGCGTGCCCTTTGACTCCAAGCTTGGGGTCATCCCCAATGTGGAGGGCCGGGTTATGGATGTGCCAG GCCTCTACTGCAGCGGCTGGGTGAAGAGAGGACCTACAGGTGTCATAGCCACAACCATGACTGACAGCTTCCTCACCGGCCAGATGCTGCTGCAGGACCTGAAGGCTGGGCTGCTCCCCTCTGGCCCCAGGCCTGGCTACGCAGCCATCCAGGCCCTGCTCAGCAGCCGAG GGGTCCAGCCAGTCTCTTTCTCAGACTGGGAGAAGCTGGATGCCGAGGAGGTGGCCCGGGGCCAGGGCACGGGGAAGCCCAGGGAGAAGCTGGTGGATCCTCAGGAGATGCTGCGCCTGCTGGGGcactga
- the FDXR gene encoding NADPH:adrenodoxin oxidoreductase, mitochondrial isoform X5: MASRCWRWWGLSAWPRTRLPPAGSTPSFRHHFSTQEKTPQICVVGSGPAGFYTAQHLLKQHPQAHVDIYEKQPVPFGLVRFGVAPDHPEVKSYGAEDHRALEIPGEELPGVYSARAFVGWYNGLPENQELEPDLSCDTAVILGQGNVALDVARILLTPPEHLEALLLCQRTDITKAALGVLRQSRVKTVWLVGRRGPLQVAFTIKELREMIQLPGARPILDPADFLGLQDKIKEVPRPRKRLTELLFRTATEKPGPEEAVRQASASRAWGLRFFRSPQQVLPSPDGRRAAGVRLAVTRLEGVDEATRAVPTGDIEDLPCGLVLSSIGYKSRPVDPSVPFDSKLGVIPNVEGRVMDVPGLYCSGWVKRGPTGVIATTMTDSFLTGQMLLQDLKAGLLPSGPRPGYAAIQALLSSRGVQPVSFSDWEKLDAEEVARGQGTGKPREKLVDPQEMLRLLGH; the protein is encoded by the exons ATGGCTTCGCGCTGCTGGCGCTGGTGGGGCTTGTCGGCGTGGCCTCGGACCCGGCTGCCTCCCGCCGGGAGCACCCCGA GCTTCCGCCACCATTTCTCCACACAGGAGAAGACCCCCCAGATCTGTGTGGTGGGCAGTGGCCCAGCTGGCTTCTACACGGCCCAACACCTGCTAAAG CAGCACCCCCAGGCCCACGTGGACATCTACGAGAAACAGCCCGTGCCCTTTGGCCTGGTGCGCTTTGGCGTGGCGCCTGATCACCCCGAGGTGAAG AGCTACGGGGCAGAGGACCATCGGGCCCTGGAAAttcctggtgaggagctgccagGTGTATACTCCGCCCGGGCCTTCGTGGGTTGGTACAACGGGCTTCCTGAGAACCAGGAG CTGGAACCAGACCTGAGCTGTGACACAGCCGTGATTCTGGGGCAGGGGAACGTGGCTCTGGACGTGGCCCGCATCCTACTGACCCCACCTGAGCACCTGGAG GCCCTCCTTTTGTGCCAGAGAACAGACATCACGAAGGCAGCCCTGGGTGTACTGAGGCAGAGTCGagtgaagacagtgtggctagTGGGCCGGCGTGGACCCCTGCAAGTAGCCTTCACCATTAAG GAGCTTCGGGAGATGATTCAGTTACCGGGAGCCCGGCCCATTTTGGATCCTGCAGATTTCTTGGGTCTCCAGGACAAGATCAAGG AGGTCCCCCGCCCAAGGAAGCGGCTGACGGAACTGCTGTTTCGAACGGCCACAGAGAAGCCAGGGCCGGAGGAGGCTGTCCGCCAGGCATCGGCCTCCCGTGCCTGGGGCCTCCGCTTTTTCCGAAGCCCCcagcaggtgctgccctcaccaGATGGGCGGCGGGCAGCAGGTGTCCGCCTAGCAGTCACTAGACTGGAG GGTGTCGATGAGGCCACCCGTGCAGTGCCCACGGGAGACATAGAAGACCTCCCTTGTGGGCTGGTGCTCAGCAGCATTGGGTATAAGAGCCGCCCTGTCGACCCAAGCGTGCCCTTTGACTCCAAGCTTGGGGTCATCCCCAATGTGGAGGGCCGGGTTATGGATGTGCCAG GCCTCTACTGCAGCGGCTGGGTGAAGAGAGGACCTACAGGTGTCATAGCCACAACCATGACTGACAGCTTCCTCACCGGCCAGATGCTGCTGCAGGACCTGAAGGCTGGGCTGCTCCCCTCTGGCCCCAGGCCTGGCTACGCAGCCATCCAGGCCCTGCTCAGCAGCCGAG GGGTCCAGCCAGTCTCTTTCTCAGACTGGGAGAAGCTGGATGCCGAGGAGGTGGCCCGGGGCCAGGGCACGGGGAAGCCCAGGGAGAAGCTGGTGGATCCTCAGGAGATGCTGCGCCTGCTGGGGcactga
- the FDXR gene encoding NADPH:adrenodoxin oxidoreductase, mitochondrial isoform X6, whose amino-acid sequence MASRCWRWWGLSAWPRTRLPPAGSTPSFRHHFSTQEKTPQICVVGSGPAGFYTAQHLLKHPQAHVDIYEKQPVPFGLVRFGVAPDHPEVKSYGAEDHRALEIPGEELPGVYSARAFVGWYNGLPENQELEPDLSCDTAVILGQGNVALDVARILLTPPEHLEALLLCQRTDITKAALGVLRQSRVKTVWLVGRRGPLQVAFTIKELREMIQLPGARPILDPADFLGLQDKIKEVPRPRKRLTELLFRTATEKPGPEEAVRQASASRAWGLRFFRSPQQVLPSPDGRRAAGVRLAVTRLEGVDEATRAVPTGDIEDLPCGLVLSSIGYKSRPVDPSVPFDSKLGVIPNVEGRVMDVPGLYCSGWVKRGPTGVIATTMTDSFLTGQMLLQDLKAGLLPSGPRPGYAAIQALLSSRGVQPVSFSDWEKLDAEEVARGQGTGKPREKLVDPQEMLRLLGH is encoded by the exons ATGGCTTCGCGCTGCTGGCGCTGGTGGGGCTTGTCGGCGTGGCCTCGGACCCGGCTGCCTCCCGCCGGGAGCACCCCGA GCTTCCGCCACCATTTCTCCACACAGGAGAAGACCCCCCAGATCTGTGTGGTGGGCAGTGGCCCAGCTGGCTTCTACACGGCCCAACACCTGCTAAAG CACCCCCAGGCCCACGTGGACATCTACGAGAAACAGCCCGTGCCCTTTGGCCTGGTGCGCTTTGGCGTGGCGCCTGATCACCCCGAGGTGAAG AGCTACGGGGCAGAGGACCATCGGGCCCTGGAAAttcctggtgaggagctgccagGTGTATACTCCGCCCGGGCCTTCGTGGGTTGGTACAACGGGCTTCCTGAGAACCAGGAG CTGGAACCAGACCTGAGCTGTGACACAGCCGTGATTCTGGGGCAGGGGAACGTGGCTCTGGACGTGGCCCGCATCCTACTGACCCCACCTGAGCACCTGGAG GCCCTCCTTTTGTGCCAGAGAACAGACATCACGAAGGCAGCCCTGGGTGTACTGAGGCAGAGTCGagtgaagacagtgtggctagTGGGCCGGCGTGGACCCCTGCAAGTAGCCTTCACCATTAAG GAGCTTCGGGAGATGATTCAGTTACCGGGAGCCCGGCCCATTTTGGATCCTGCAGATTTCTTGGGTCTCCAGGACAAGATCAAGG AGGTCCCCCGCCCAAGGAAGCGGCTGACGGAACTGCTGTTTCGAACGGCCACAGAGAAGCCAGGGCCGGAGGAGGCTGTCCGCCAGGCATCGGCCTCCCGTGCCTGGGGCCTCCGCTTTTTCCGAAGCCCCcagcaggtgctgccctcaccaGATGGGCGGCGGGCAGCAGGTGTCCGCCTAGCAGTCACTAGACTGGAG GGTGTCGATGAGGCCACCCGTGCAGTGCCCACGGGAGACATAGAAGACCTCCCTTGTGGGCTGGTGCTCAGCAGCATTGGGTATAAGAGCCGCCCTGTCGACCCAAGCGTGCCCTTTGACTCCAAGCTTGGGGTCATCCCCAATGTGGAGGGCCGGGTTATGGATGTGCCAG GCCTCTACTGCAGCGGCTGGGTGAAGAGAGGACCTACAGGTGTCATAGCCACAACCATGACTGACAGCTTCCTCACCGGCCAGATGCTGCTGCAGGACCTGAAGGCTGGGCTGCTCCCCTCTGGCCCCAGGCCTGGCTACGCAGCCATCCAGGCCCTGCTCAGCAGCCGAG GGGTCCAGCCAGTCTCTTTCTCAGACTGGGAGAAGCTGGATGCCGAGGAGGTGGCCCGGGGCCAGGGCACGGGGAAGCCCAGGGAGAAGCTGGTGGATCCTCAGGAGATGCTGCGCCTGCTGGGGcactga
- the FDXR gene encoding NADPH:adrenodoxin oxidoreductase, mitochondrial isoform X11, with protein MGARGGLRALSRGRSRAGAGLERGFRHHFSTQEKTPQICVVGSGPAGFYTAQHLLKQHPQAHVDIYEKQPVPFGLVRFGVAPDHPEVKNVINTFTQTAHSGRCAFWGNVEVGRDVTVPELREAYHAVVLSYGAEDHRALEIPGEELPGVYSARAFVGWYNGLPENQELEPDLSCDTAVILGQGNVALDVARILLTPPEHLERTDITKAALGVLRQSRVKTVWLVGRRGPLQVAFTIKELREMIQLPGARPILDPADFLGLQDKIKEVPRPRKRLTELLFRTATEKPGPEEAVRQASASRAWGLRFFRSPQQVLPSPDGRRAAGVRLAVTRLEGVDEATRAVPTGDIEDLPCGLVLSSIGYKSRPVDPSVPFDSKLGVIPNVEGRVMDVPGLYCSGWVKRGPTGVIATTMTDSFLTGQMLLQDLKAGLLPSGPRPGYAAIQALLSSRGVQPVSFSDWEKLDAEEVARGQGTGKPREKLVDPQEMLRLLGH; from the exons ATGGGAGCGCGGGGAGGCCTGCGAGCGCTGAGTAGGGGTCGGAGCAGAGCTGGGGCAGGGTTGGAGAGGG GCTTCCGCCACCATTTCTCCACACAGGAGAAGACCCCCCAGATCTGTGTGGTGGGCAGTGGCCCAGCTGGCTTCTACACGGCCCAACACCTGCTAAAG CAGCACCCCCAGGCCCACGTGGACATCTACGAGAAACAGCCCGTGCCCTTTGGCCTGGTGCGCTTTGGCGTGGCGCCTGATCACCCCGAGGTGAAG AATGTCATCAACACATTTACCCAGACGGCCCACTCTGGCCGCTGTGCCTTCTGGGGCAACGTGGAGGTGGGCAGGGACGTGACGGTGCCAGAGCTGCGGGAGGCCTACCACGCTGTGGTGCTG AGCTACGGGGCAGAGGACCATCGGGCCCTGGAAAttcctggtgaggagctgccagGTGTATACTCCGCCCGGGCCTTCGTGGGTTGGTACAACGGGCTTCCTGAGAACCAGGAG CTGGAACCAGACCTGAGCTGTGACACAGCCGTGATTCTGGGGCAGGGGAACGTGGCTCTGGACGTGGCCCGCATCCTACTGACCCCACCTGAGCACCTGGAG AGAACAGACATCACGAAGGCAGCCCTGGGTGTACTGAGGCAGAGTCGagtgaagacagtgtggctagTGGGCCGGCGTGGACCCCTGCAAGTAGCCTTCACCATTAAG GAGCTTCGGGAGATGATTCAGTTACCGGGAGCCCGGCCCATTTTGGATCCTGCAGATTTCTTGGGTCTCCAGGACAAGATCAAGG AGGTCCCCCGCCCAAGGAAGCGGCTGACGGAACTGCTGTTTCGAACGGCCACAGAGAAGCCAGGGCCGGAGGAGGCTGTCCGCCAGGCATCGGCCTCCCGTGCCTGGGGCCTCCGCTTTTTCCGAAGCCCCcagcaggtgctgccctcaccaGATGGGCGGCGGGCAGCAGGTGTCCGCCTAGCAGTCACTAGACTGGAG GGTGTCGATGAGGCCACCCGTGCAGTGCCCACGGGAGACATAGAAGACCTCCCTTGTGGGCTGGTGCTCAGCAGCATTGGGTATAAGAGCCGCCCTGTCGACCCAAGCGTGCCCTTTGACTCCAAGCTTGGGGTCATCCCCAATGTGGAGGGCCGGGTTATGGATGTGCCAG GCCTCTACTGCAGCGGCTGGGTGAAGAGAGGACCTACAGGTGTCATAGCCACAACCATGACTGACAGCTTCCTCACCGGCCAGATGCTGCTGCAGGACCTGAAGGCTGGGCTGCTCCCCTCTGGCCCCAGGCCTGGCTACGCAGCCATCCAGGCCCTGCTCAGCAGCCGAG GGGTCCAGCCAGTCTCTTTCTCAGACTGGGAGAAGCTGGATGCCGAGGAGGTGGCCCGGGGCCAGGGCACGGGGAAGCCCAGGGAGAAGCTGGTGGATCCTCAGGAGATGCTGCGCCTGCTGGGGcactga
- the FDXR gene encoding NADPH:adrenodoxin oxidoreductase, mitochondrial isoform X4, whose product MASRCWRWWGLSAWPRTRLPPAGSTPSFRHHFSTQEKTPQICVVGSGPAGFYTAQHLLKHPQAHVDIYEKQPVPFGLVRFGVAPDHPEVKNVINTFTQTAHSGRCAFWGNVEVGRDVTVPELREAYHAVVLSYGAEDHRALEIPGEELPGVYSARAFVGWYNGLPENQELEPDLSCDTAVILGQGNVALDVARILLTPPEHLERTDITKAALGVLRQSRVKTVWLVGRRGPLQVAFTIKELREMIQLPGARPILDPADFLGLQDKIKEVPRPRKRLTELLFRTATEKPGPEEAVRQASASRAWGLRFFRSPQQVLPSPDGRRAAGVRLAVTRLEGVDEATRAVPTGDIEDLPCGLVLSSIGYKSRPVDPSVPFDSKLGVIPNVEGRVMDVPGLYCSGWVKRGPTGVIATTMTDSFLTGQMLLQDLKAGLLPSGPRPGYAAIQALLSSRGVQPVSFSDWEKLDAEEVARGQGTGKPREKLVDPQEMLRLLGH is encoded by the exons ATGGCTTCGCGCTGCTGGCGCTGGTGGGGCTTGTCGGCGTGGCCTCGGACCCGGCTGCCTCCCGCCGGGAGCACCCCGA GCTTCCGCCACCATTTCTCCACACAGGAGAAGACCCCCCAGATCTGTGTGGTGGGCAGTGGCCCAGCTGGCTTCTACACGGCCCAACACCTGCTAAAG CACCCCCAGGCCCACGTGGACATCTACGAGAAACAGCCCGTGCCCTTTGGCCTGGTGCGCTTTGGCGTGGCGCCTGATCACCCCGAGGTGAAG AATGTCATCAACACATTTACCCAGACGGCCCACTCTGGCCGCTGTGCCTTCTGGGGCAACGTGGAGGTGGGCAGGGACGTGACGGTGCCAGAGCTGCGGGAGGCCTACCACGCTGTGGTGCTG AGCTACGGGGCAGAGGACCATCGGGCCCTGGAAAttcctggtgaggagctgccagGTGTATACTCCGCCCGGGCCTTCGTGGGTTGGTACAACGGGCTTCCTGAGAACCAGGAG CTGGAACCAGACCTGAGCTGTGACACAGCCGTGATTCTGGGGCAGGGGAACGTGGCTCTGGACGTGGCCCGCATCCTACTGACCCCACCTGAGCACCTGGAG AGAACAGACATCACGAAGGCAGCCCTGGGTGTACTGAGGCAGAGTCGagtgaagacagtgtggctagTGGGCCGGCGTGGACCCCTGCAAGTAGCCTTCACCATTAAG GAGCTTCGGGAGATGATTCAGTTACCGGGAGCCCGGCCCATTTTGGATCCTGCAGATTTCTTGGGTCTCCAGGACAAGATCAAGG AGGTCCCCCGCCCAAGGAAGCGGCTGACGGAACTGCTGTTTCGAACGGCCACAGAGAAGCCAGGGCCGGAGGAGGCTGTCCGCCAGGCATCGGCCTCCCGTGCCTGGGGCCTCCGCTTTTTCCGAAGCCCCcagcaggtgctgccctcaccaGATGGGCGGCGGGCAGCAGGTGTCCGCCTAGCAGTCACTAGACTGGAG GGTGTCGATGAGGCCACCCGTGCAGTGCCCACGGGAGACATAGAAGACCTCCCTTGTGGGCTGGTGCTCAGCAGCATTGGGTATAAGAGCCGCCCTGTCGACCCAAGCGTGCCCTTTGACTCCAAGCTTGGGGTCATCCCCAATGTGGAGGGCCGGGTTATGGATGTGCCAG GCCTCTACTGCAGCGGCTGGGTGAAGAGAGGACCTACAGGTGTCATAGCCACAACCATGACTGACAGCTTCCTCACCGGCCAGATGCTGCTGCAGGACCTGAAGGCTGGGCTGCTCCCCTCTGGCCCCAGGCCTGGCTACGCAGCCATCCAGGCCCTGCTCAGCAGCCGAG GGGTCCAGCCAGTCTCTTTCTCAGACTGGGAGAAGCTGGATGCCGAGGAGGTGGCCCGGGGCCAGGGCACGGGGAAGCCCAGGGAGAAGCTGGTGGATCCTCAGGAGATGCTGCGCCTGCTGGGGcactga